Proteins from a single region of Planctomycetia bacterium:
- a CDS encoding adenylate kinase, protein MRIVFIGPPGAGKGTQSKRLLSHLAIPHISTGEMLREEIARQTPLGLVISEQMAGGGLVPDPIILSLVGERIEQPDCRRGYLFDGFPRTLHQAVALDAALEANGQALDVVLELRVSEESVLERLRYRAKHESRPDDDMQTAIERLRHFRELTAPLLGYYSRRGLLRTIDASGTPDDVFERIRGVVDEIRGTKAAG, encoded by the coding sequence ATGCGAATTGTTTTTATCGGTCCTCCCGGCGCGGGCAAAGGAACGCAGTCGAAACGGCTGTTGTCCCATTTGGCGATTCCGCATATTTCGACCGGGGAAATGCTCCGCGAAGAAATTGCCCGGCAGACGCCCCTCGGACTGGTGATCAGCGAGCAGATGGCCGGCGGCGGGCTGGTGCCGGACCCGATTATCCTGTCCCTCGTCGGTGAGCGGATCGAACAGCCCGACTGCCGACGCGGGTATCTCTTCGACGGCTTCCCGCGCACGCTGCACCAGGCGGTAGCATTAGACGCGGCGCTCGAAGCGAACGGGCAAGCGTTGGACGTAGTCCTGGAGTTGCGCGTCAGCGAAGAGAGCGTGCTGGAGCGACTGCGTTATCGCGCGAAGCATGAATCCCGTCCCGACGACGACATGCAGACGGCCATCGAGCGGCTGCGTCACTTTCGCGAATTGACCGCTCCGCTGTTAGGATACTATTCCCGGCGAGGCTTGCTGCGCACAATTGACGCATCGGGCACGCCGGACGACGTCTTCGAGCGCATCCGAGGCGTAGTCGACGAAATCCGCGGCACGAAGGCCGCTGGTTAG
- a CDS encoding enoyl-CoA hydratase-related protein, whose protein sequence is KRGIVAGIVSPLLAFRVGGGQAARLLLTAATIDANEAHRLGLFHELIDEDRLWARAVELAGQCAQSAPQALQLTKRMLNETIGESLFGQLTSGAAVSATARTTEAATEGLNAFLEKREPRWP, encoded by the coding sequence AAGCGCGGCATTGTCGCCGGCATCGTGTCGCCGCTCCTCGCGTTTCGCGTCGGCGGCGGTCAGGCGGCGCGGCTGCTGTTAACGGCCGCGACCATTGACGCCAACGAGGCCCATCGCCTGGGCTTGTTTCACGAATTGATCGACGAGGATCGCCTCTGGGCGCGCGCGGTGGAGCTCGCCGGACAATGCGCGCAGAGCGCGCCGCAGGCGTTGCAGCTCACGAAGCGCATGCTGAACGAAACCATCGGCGAGTCGCTATTCGGGCAACTGACGTCGGGCGCGGCAGTGAGTGCCACCGCCCGCACCACCGAAGCCGCCACGGAGGGACTCAACGCATTCCTCGAAAAGCGCGAGCCGCGCTGGCCGTAG
- the rpsQ gene encoding 30S ribosomal protein S17, with protein MPKRVSIGIVTSDKASKTRRVEIPRLVRHAKYGKFLHRRTVCHVHDENNDAKLGDTVEIVESQPRSKLKRWELVRVVSRSQVVDIAAMRARIRAKEAEATQRAEV; from the coding sequence ATGCCCAAGCGAGTGTCAATCGGAATCGTGACCAGCGACAAGGCGTCGAAGACGCGCCGCGTGGAGATCCCGCGCCTGGTGCGTCACGCTAAGTACGGGAAGTTCCTGCACCGTCGGACCGTGTGCCACGTGCATGACGAGAACAACGACGCCAAGCTGGGCGACACGGTCGAGATCGTCGAAAGCCAGCCGCGGTCGAAGTTGAAGCGTTGGGAATTGGTTCGCGTCGTCAGCCGCAGCCAGGTGGTGGACATCGCGGCGATGCGGGCTCGCATCCGAGCCAAGGAAGCGGAAGCGACGCAACGGGCGGAAGTGTGA
- the map gene encoding type I methionyl aminopeptidase, producing MPKAAIPQERKSPREISLMRQAGLLVWEAHHLVAAKVAPGVTTGELDAIVEQFFAKHNATPLFKGVPGKKIPFPAVCCMSVNEEVVHGIPGRRVLQEGDIISVDTGCRYQGWCGDAAVTHPIGAVSAEAQRLLEVTRGTLLLAIEQLGVCRMWSEVATQMEKYVKEQGFSVVENLVGHGIGRDMHEEPQVPNYWSRRIRQDADFRLEPGLVIAIEPMVNIGSKRVRTLRDTWTEATSDGSLSAHFEHTVALTENGPQVLTAAPDGAY from the coding sequence ATGCCGAAAGCCGCTATTCCTCAGGAACGCAAATCGCCGCGCGAGATCTCGTTGATGCGGCAGGCCGGACTGTTGGTCTGGGAAGCCCATCATCTGGTCGCCGCGAAGGTGGCGCCCGGCGTCACGACTGGCGAGTTGGACGCCATCGTCGAACAGTTCTTCGCCAAGCACAACGCCACGCCGCTCTTCAAAGGCGTGCCGGGCAAGAAGATCCCCTTTCCGGCGGTCTGCTGCATGTCGGTCAACGAAGAAGTCGTTCACGGCATTCCGGGACGTCGCGTGTTGCAAGAGGGGGACATCATTAGCGTTGATACCGGTTGCCGCTATCAGGGTTGGTGCGGCGACGCCGCGGTGACGCATCCGATCGGCGCCGTTTCGGCCGAGGCGCAACGGCTGCTCGAAGTCACGCGCGGCACGTTGCTGCTGGCCATCGAACAGTTGGGCGTCTGCCGGATGTGGAGCGAAGTCGCCACGCAGATGGAGAAGTACGTCAAGGAACAGGGATTCAGCGTCGTCGAGAATCTCGTCGGCCACGGCATTGGCCGCGACATGCACGAGGAACCGCAGGTGCCGAATTATTGGAGCCGGCGGATTCGCCAAGACGCCGACTTCCGCCTGGAGCCAGGCCTGGTGATTGCCATCGAGCCGATGGTCAACATTGGCTCCAAACGTGTGCGCACGCTTCGCGACACCTGGACGGAAGCGACGTCCGACGGCAGCTTAAGCGCCCATTTTGAACACACGGTCGCGCTGACCGAGAACGGCCCGCAGGTTTTGACCGCCGCTCCGGACGGCGCCTATTGA
- the rpsH gene encoding 30S ribosomal protein S8, which translates to MMTDPIADMLTRIRNAVRVERAHVEMPLSKVKRGLAEVLKREGYIWDWEEVTAQPASQLRIHLKYGPNGERVIRHLKRVSKPGCRIYRGAESLRPVLNGLGISIISTSRGVISDREARQRKLGGEVLCELW; encoded by the coding sequence ATGATGACCGACCCTATCGCCGACATGTTGACACGGATCCGCAATGCGGTGCGCGTTGAGCGCGCCCATGTGGAAATGCCGCTGTCCAAGGTTAAGCGCGGCTTGGCCGAAGTGTTGAAGCGCGAAGGCTACATCTGGGATTGGGAGGAAGTAACCGCCCAACCAGCCAGCCAGCTGCGCATTCACCTGAAATACGGCCCGAACGGCGAACGGGTCATTCGGCACTTGAAGCGCGTCAGCAAACCCGGCTGTCGGATTTACCGTGGCGCGGAATCGCTGCGGCCCGTCCTGAACGGCTTGGGCATTTCGATCATTAGCACGAGCCGCGGCGTCATCAGCGACCGCGAAGCCCGCCAGCGCAAGTTGGGCGGCGAGGTCCTGTGCGAATTGTGGTAG
- the rpsE gene encoding 30S ribosomal protein S5, whose amino-acid sequence MTSESSNRGELIDKVVKIRRCAAVVKGGRRFSFCAMVVVGNGRGKVGWGYGKANEVPPSVEKAVKDGSRSMVEINLERGTIPHTIEGRYGAAHVILVPASPGTGVIAGASVRAVCEAAGIKDILTKSFGSTNPMNLVKATIDALKNLRTKSEVERLRGVALS is encoded by the coding sequence GTGACATCGGAATCATCGAATCGCGGTGAATTGATCGACAAAGTGGTGAAGATTCGCCGCTGTGCCGCCGTGGTCAAAGGCGGTCGCCGATTCAGCTTCTGCGCCATGGTCGTGGTTGGCAACGGACGCGGCAAAGTCGGCTGGGGCTACGGCAAGGCCAACGAAGTGCCGCCGAGCGTCGAGAAGGCGGTCAAGGACGGCAGTCGCAGCATGGTCGAAATCAACCTGGAACGCGGCACCATCCCCCACACGATCGAGGGCCGGTACGGCGCCGCCCACGTGATCCTCGTCCCGGCGTCGCCGGGTACCGGCGTGATTGCCGGCGCCAGCGTCCGAGCGGTCTGTGAAGCCGCGGGCATTAAGGATATCCTCACCAAGAGCTTCGGCAGCACGAACCCGATGAACCTGGTGAAGGCGACGATCGACGCCCTGAAAAATCTGCGTACGAAGAGCGAAGTAGAACGGCTGCGAGGAGTCGCCCTGTCATGA
- a CDS encoding OPT/YSL family transporter, with protein sequence MTGKRYPEITWSSMVFGIFVGVLMNASMTYAGLKIGFTITGSAIAAVLGFGVLRGVLRRGSILEVNLAQTVASTVNTITSGIIFTVPVLFLINPEQPRGGVRLWLITLACAAGAVMGCAFIVPLRKQMIEIDRLRFPSGTAMSAILRAPGAGGKKSLVLIVAAIFAAILYYPTASTQLKWNGRHALGYSDQEWRLAMPEPAAAGDASAEANYQAQLHRVDHNRDGKGDLVLDGEEFHLGRLLGIPDFLALTLAISPLSFGAGYLSGRPGLMVLAGGVLAYWVLAPAAYLGGFMPPTVQDFQVTESARIGLTRPLGIGMLLGGATMGIVAALPAMRAAFKSIASATRITKRQDEMDLRTILLIAAPCAIVLFFAAHLTRTPGDSGWLGGLPFLAQNLVITVVGVVWIWFAGIIIAQCTGMTDWSPISGIALLTVVLVMLLGGASDTVGAVMVGATLCCAVTASADMMTDLKTGQLIGSIPRRQQMSQTLTAAIGPFVSMATLMLIISNNLEQTKSAEIARLANAPAAERAAAGEPKGIPIGPGTETPAPQATALLAVINGMQGGELPYALYGCGAVLGLLLGVGAFSGLGVLVGISMYLPFHSILTYGLGCVTQMIVAKVKGDDWAEEWGVPTCAGFVIGEGLLALGIAALALALPSLEKMF encoded by the coding sequence ATGACCGGCAAGCGATATCCCGAAATCACCTGGAGCAGCATGGTTTTTGGGATTTTCGTCGGCGTGTTGATGAACGCGTCGATGACGTACGCCGGGTTGAAAATCGGGTTTACGATCACCGGGTCCGCGATCGCGGCGGTGCTCGGGTTCGGCGTGTTGCGCGGCGTGCTGCGGCGCGGCTCGATTCTGGAAGTGAACCTCGCCCAGACGGTCGCCTCGACGGTCAACACGATCACTTCCGGCATCATTTTCACGGTGCCGGTGCTGTTCTTGATCAACCCAGAACAGCCGCGCGGCGGGGTTAGGCTCTGGCTCATCACACTGGCTTGCGCGGCCGGCGCGGTGATGGGCTGCGCGTTCATCGTGCCGCTCCGCAAGCAGATGATCGAAATCGACCGGCTGCGGTTTCCGAGCGGCACGGCGATGAGCGCGATTCTCCGCGCGCCCGGCGCTGGCGGGAAGAAATCCTTGGTGTTGATTGTCGCCGCGATCTTCGCGGCGATCCTGTATTATCCCACGGCGTCGACGCAGTTGAAATGGAACGGCCGACATGCACTCGGCTATTCCGACCAGGAGTGGCGACTGGCAATGCCTGAACCCGCGGCGGCGGGCGATGCCAGTGCCGAAGCGAACTATCAGGCGCAACTGCATCGCGTCGATCACAACCGCGACGGCAAGGGCGATCTAGTCCTCGACGGCGAGGAGTTTCATCTCGGGCGATTGCTCGGCATTCCTGATTTTCTCGCCCTGACACTGGCGATTTCACCGCTCTCGTTTGGCGCCGGCTACTTGAGCGGGCGACCCGGCCTAATGGTGCTCGCCGGCGGGGTGCTCGCCTATTGGGTGCTCGCCCCCGCCGCGTATCTCGGCGGCTTCATGCCGCCGACGGTACAGGACTTTCAGGTCACGGAAAGCGCGCGGATCGGCCTGACGCGACCATTGGGAATCGGCATGTTATTGGGCGGCGCCACGATGGGCATCGTCGCCGCGCTGCCGGCGATGAGGGCCGCATTCAAAAGTATCGCTTCGGCGACGCGAATCACCAAACGGCAGGACGAAATGGACCTGCGGACGATTTTGTTGATCGCCGCGCCCTGTGCCATCGTGTTGTTCTTCGCCGCTCATTTGACGCGCACGCCAGGCGATAGCGGTTGGTTGGGCGGATTGCCGTTCCTGGCGCAGAATCTGGTGATCACGGTCGTCGGCGTCGTCTGGATTTGGTTTGCGGGAATTATCATCGCTCAATGCACCGGCATGACCGATTGGTCGCCGATCTCGGGTATCGCCTTGTTGACCGTGGTGCTGGTGATGCTGCTCGGCGGAGCGAGCGACACCGTCGGCGCGGTGATGGTGGGCGCGACTTTGTGTTGCGCGGTGACGGCCTCCGCCGACATGATGACGGATCTCAAAACGGGCCAACTCATTGGCTCGATTCCGCGCCGTCAGCAGATGTCGCAAACGCTCACCGCCGCGATCGGGCCGTTCGTCTCGATGGCCACGTTGATGCTGATCATCTCCAACAACTTGGAACAAACGAAGAGCGCCGAAATCGCCCGCCTCGCGAATGCTCCGGCCGCGGAGCGCGCGGCCGCCGGCGAACCGAAGGGAATTCCCATCGGCCCCGGGACCGAGACGCCCGCGCCCCAAGCGACGGCGCTGCTCGCCGTGATAAACGGCATGCAAGGGGGCGAATTGCCCTACGCGCTCTATGGCTGCGGCGCCGTGCTGGGGCTGCTGCTGGGCGTCGGCGCTTTTTCGGGATTAGGCGTGCTCGTCGGGATTTCGATGTACCTGCCGTTTCACAGCATCCTCACCTACGGGCTTGGCTGTGTCACGCAGATGATCGTGGCCAAGGTCAAAGGTGACGACTGGGCCGAGGAATGGGGCGTACCGACGTGCGCCGGATTCGTGATCGGCGAAGGCCTCCTCGCGCTCGGCATCGCGGCGCTCGCACTCGCGCTGCCGTCGCTGGAGAAGATGTTTTGA
- the rplO gene encoding 50S ribosomal protein L15 — MMLNDVNRGVKKNKATKRLGRGPGSGQGKTAGRGHKGQGARSGSSFPAHFEGGHSPLIRRVPKRGFNNAFGRTVMSINVGELERFFADGDEVNSETLRAKNQCKGRYDALKILGHGELTKKLKVSAHLFSQSALEKIAKAGGTTTVIPGPAPVVKAEKKKLKPSK; from the coding sequence ATGATGTTGAATGACGTTAACCGCGGTGTGAAGAAGAACAAGGCGACCAAGCGTCTCGGGCGCGGCCCGGGCTCCGGCCAAGGCAAAACCGCCGGCCGTGGCCACAAGGGTCAGGGTGCGCGGTCCGGTTCGTCGTTCCCCGCGCATTTCGAGGGCGGTCATTCGCCGTTGATTCGCCGGGTGCCGAAGCGCGGTTTTAACAACGCTTTCGGCCGCACCGTGATGTCGATCAATGTTGGCGAGCTGGAGCGATTTTTCGCCGACGGCGACGAAGTCAATAGCGAGACCTTGCGGGCGAAGAACCAATGCAAGGGGCGCTACGACGCGCTCAAGATTCTCGGTCATGGCGAGCTGACGAAGAAGCTCAAAGTTTCCGCGCATTTGTTCAGCCAGTCGGCCCTGGAAAAGATCGCGAAGGCCGGCGGAACCACCACGGTGATTCCGGGACCGGCGCCGGTCGTGAAGGCGGAGAAGAAGAAGCTAAAGCCCTCCAAGTAG
- the rplE gene encoding 50S ribosomal protein L5, producing the protein MAAKTKKEAAPEAEAGPVPVPRLQERYHQELLPALAKSLDRENKHALPRLQKIVVNMGVGSAVTEKKHIDEAVSAIAQITGQKPMVTRSRKAIAGFKLRENLPIGCKVTLRGARMFEFLDRLVSLALPRVRDFRGLDPNAFDGHGNYSLGLSEQLVFPELNPDKYTRVQGMNITFVMSCDKDDEGRELLRGFGMPFKTAEAQAQQKREKAG; encoded by the coding sequence ATGGCGGCGAAAACGAAAAAGGAAGCGGCTCCCGAGGCGGAGGCAGGCCCTGTGCCCGTGCCGCGTCTGCAGGAGCGTTACCACCAGGAATTGTTGCCCGCGCTGGCCAAGTCGCTCGACCGAGAGAACAAGCACGCGCTGCCGCGGCTGCAGAAGATCGTCGTCAACATGGGCGTTGGCAGCGCGGTCACCGAAAAGAAGCACATTGACGAAGCCGTGTCGGCGATTGCCCAGATCACTGGCCAGAAGCCGATGGTCACGCGCAGCCGCAAGGCGATCGCCGGATTCAAACTCCGCGAGAACCTGCCGATCGGTTGCAAGGTGACCCTGCGGGGCGCCCGGATGTTCGAGTTCCTGGATCGGCTGGTGTCGCTGGCCCTTCCTCGGGTGCGCGACTTCCGCGGCTTGGACCCAAACGCTTTCGACGGCCACGGCAACTACAGCCTTGGGCTCTCGGAGCAGTTGGTGTTCCCGGAGTTGAATCCAGACAAATACACCCGCGTGCAAGGCATGAACATCACGTTCGTGATGTCTTGCGACAAGGATGACGAAGGTCGAGAACTGTTGCGAGGCTTCGGCATGCCGTTCAAGACGGCCGAGGCGCAGGCGCAACAGAAGCGAGAGAAGGCAGGCTGA
- the rplN gene encoding 50S ribosomal protein L14: protein MIQMQTRLNVADNSGAKEVMCIKVLGGTRRRWAGLGDVIICSVKSVIPGSNVKKGDVVRGVVVRCRKPTRRIDGSYVRFDSNAMVLIDNDKNPKGTRIFGAVARELRDKSFMKIVSLASEVV from the coding sequence ATGATTCAGATGCAAACCAGACTCAACGTGGCGGATAATTCCGGCGCGAAAGAGGTGATGTGCATCAAGGTGTTAGGCGGCACCCGCCGGCGTTGGGCCGGGCTGGGCGACGTGATCATTTGCAGCGTGAAGAGCGTCATTCCTGGCAGTAACGTGAAAAAGGGAGACGTGGTCCGCGGCGTGGTGGTGCGTTGCCGCAAGCCGACGCGACGGATCGACGGCAGCTATGTGCGGTTCGATTCGAACGCCATGGTGCTGATCGACAACGACAAGAATCCAAAGGGGACCCGCATCTTCGGCGCCGTGGCGCGTGAGTTGCGGGACAAGAGTTTCATGAAAATCGTCAGCCTCGCCAGTGAGGTGGTGTGA
- the rplF gene encoding 50S ribosomal protein L6, whose product MSRIGKKPITIPDGVKVTVDGARVVVEGKLGKLEQTFRPEVTVSHDADAKSLTVARKSDDRLPRALHGLSRALLQNMVLGVSQGYQKKLEIVGVGYLAAIQGGVLQLRVGFANEIQKPIPAGLKVTCPDQTHVVVQGADKQLVGQFAAEVRAVRKPEPYKGKGVRYDGEVVRRKAGKAMSK is encoded by the coding sequence ATGTCCCGTATCGGCAAGAAACCAATCACGATCCCCGATGGCGTAAAAGTCACCGTCGACGGTGCGCGCGTGGTCGTGGAAGGCAAGCTCGGCAAACTCGAACAGACGTTTCGCCCCGAAGTGACCGTTTCGCACGACGCGGACGCCAAGTCTTTGACCGTGGCTCGCAAGTCGGACGATCGGCTCCCGCGGGCGTTGCATGGCCTGTCCCGCGCCTTGTTGCAAAACATGGTCCTGGGCGTCAGCCAGGGATATCAGAAGAAGCTGGAAATCGTCGGCGTCGGTTACCTGGCCGCGATTCAGGGCGGTGTCCTGCAATTGCGGGTGGGGTTCGCCAACGAAATTCAAAAGCCGATCCCGGCCGGACTGAAGGTGACGTGTCCCGATCAAACGCATGTCGTGGTGCAAGGCGCCGACAAGCAACTGGTCGGGCAGTTCGCCGCGGAAGTCCGTGCGGTGCGCAAGCCGGAGCCCTATAAGGGCAAGGGCGTGCGATACGACGGCGAGGTCGTCCGTCGCAAGGCCGGTAAGGCGATGTCGAAGTAA
- the secY gene encoding preprotein translocase subunit SecY gives MWEKIRVIFTIPELRQKILLTLFLLAIYRVGFHIPLLIVDQSKSGLFSGSEGDFAGLLDKVALLSASDLNRITIFGLGIMPYISASIIFQLLGSVWKPLEELQKEGESGRRKINEYTRYATVALCFVQSWFYVGALDNDPQNMKVLPQFLVDGSITFTWHFIAVMVMTCGTIFLMWLGEQIDEYGIGNGISLLIMAGIVARMPAAAMQLVKPLWENGLQLGVGRGETGIETLLVLAVLFVGVIAGVVFITQGQLRIPTQSAKHFRGRRVYGGTKQYLPLKVNQAGVMPIIFASSLLMFPTFIFSYLGSTFGITWLTRIGDSFSRESSFIYCVCYVAMIYFFCYFWTAITFNPKDMADNLKNFGSYIPGYRPGKRTADHLERIMVRITYVGAGFLAIVAIAPTLISQSPGVQIDPATASFYGGTGLLIAVSVAFDLVQKIDSHLVMRNYKGLLE, from the coding sequence ATGTGGGAAAAGATTCGTGTCATCTTCACGATTCCCGAGTTGCGGCAGAAAATCCTGCTGACGCTGTTTCTCCTGGCGATTTATCGCGTCGGCTTCCACATTCCGTTGCTGATCGTCGATCAATCCAAGTCCGGGCTGTTCTCCGGCAGCGAAGGCGATTTCGCCGGCCTGCTTGATAAGGTCGCCTTGTTGAGCGCCTCGGACCTCAACCGGATCACGATCTTCGGCCTGGGCATCATGCCCTATATTTCCGCATCCATCATCTTCCAGCTCTTGGGCAGCGTGTGGAAGCCGCTCGAAGAGTTGCAGAAAGAGGGAGAAAGCGGACGGCGAAAGATCAACGAATATACGCGCTACGCCACCGTTGCGCTTTGCTTTGTGCAAAGTTGGTTCTACGTCGGCGCGCTCGATAACGATCCCCAGAATATGAAAGTGCTGCCACAGTTTCTCGTGGACGGCTCCATCACGTTCACCTGGCACTTTATTGCCGTGATGGTTATGACGTGCGGCACCATCTTTTTGATGTGGCTGGGCGAGCAGATCGACGAGTACGGCATCGGCAACGGGATCAGCCTGTTGATCATGGCCGGTATCGTCGCCCGCATGCCCGCCGCTGCCATGCAGTTGGTCAAGCCGCTGTGGGAGAATGGCCTCCAGCTCGGCGTGGGCCGCGGCGAAACGGGAATAGAGACGCTGTTGGTGCTCGCGGTGCTGTTCGTCGGCGTGATCGCCGGCGTGGTGTTCATCACGCAGGGGCAATTGCGCATTCCCACGCAGAGCGCCAAACACTTCCGCGGGCGCCGCGTTTATGGCGGCACCAAGCAATACCTGCCCCTCAAGGTGAATCAAGCCGGCGTGATGCCGATCATCTTCGCCAGTAGCTTGTTGATGTTCCCGACGTTCATCTTTAGCTATCTGGGCTCTACGTTCGGCATCACCTGGCTCACGCGGATCGGAGATTCGTTTAGTCGCGAGTCGTCGTTTATCTACTGCGTGTGCTATGTCGCCATGATCTACTTCTTCTGCTACTTCTGGACGGCGATCACGTTCAATCCCAAGGACATGGCCGATAACCTGAAAAACTTCGGCAGTTATATCCCCGGCTACCGCCCAGGCAAACGGACCGCCGACCATTTGGAACGCATCATGGTCCGCATCACCTATGTGGGCGCGGGCTTTTTGGCAATCGTTGCGATCGCTCCCACCCTCATTTCCCAATCGCCTGGCGTACAAATCGACCCTGCGACCGCCTCGTTTTATGGCGGAACCGGCCTGTTGATCGCGGTCAGCGTCGCCTTCGACCTGGTCCAGAAAATTGACAGCCACCTGGTGATGCGGAACTACAAGGGTCTGCTAGAGTAG
- the rplR gene encoding 50S ribosomal protein L18 — MKHEKLIRAQRTRRRFRVRNRIKRDSTRPRLSVFRSVANIYCQIIDDASGRTLAAASSVDSDVKSSVKYGGNKVAAQAVGKAIAERAKAAGVTAVAFDRGNYKYHGRVAALADAAREAGLQL, encoded by the coding sequence GTGAAACACGAAAAACTAATTCGGGCGCAACGCACGCGACGTCGCTTTCGGGTACGCAATCGCATCAAACGCGACTCCACCCGGCCGCGTCTGAGCGTCTTCCGCAGCGTGGCGAACATTTACTGCCAGATCATCGACGACGCTTCCGGGCGGACATTGGCTGCGGCCAGTTCCGTCGATTCGGATGTGAAGTCGTCGGTCAAGTACGGCGGCAACAAGGTTGCGGCGCAGGCCGTCGGCAAGGCGATCGCCGAGCGGGCCAAGGCCGCTGGCGTGACGGCCGTCGCTTTCGATCGCGGCAACTACAAATACCATGGTCGGGTCGCAGCGCTGGCGGATGCCGCGCGCGAAGCCGGCCTGCAACTGTAA
- the rplP gene encoding 50S ribosomal protein L16, which yields MALMPKRVKHRKSQRGRIRGDATRGNRVVFGDFGLQAMQGGWLSASTIEAGRIAASQYLRNEGRLFIRVFPHKSISSIPLETRMGKGKGEPEYWAAVIKPGTVLYEIGGVSEEAARICLRRLAHKMPVAVRFLKRRSG from the coding sequence ATGGCGCTGATGCCCAAGAGGGTCAAGCACCGAAAAAGCCAAAGAGGACGTATAAGAGGTGACGCGACTCGCGGCAACCGCGTCGTCTTCGGCGATTTCGGTTTGCAGGCGATGCAAGGCGGTTGGCTCAGCGCCTCGACCATCGAGGCTGGGCGTATCGCCGCGTCACAATACCTCCGCAACGAAGGGCGCTTGTTCATTCGCGTGTTTCCGCACAAGTCGATCAGCTCCATCCCGCTCGAAACCCGCATGGGCAAGGGCAAAGGGGAGCCGGAATACTGGGCGGCCGTGATCAAGCCGGGGACGGTGCTGTACGAGATCGGCGGCGTTTCGGAAGAAGCGGCGCGGATCTGTCTGCGTCGCCTCGCGCACAAGATGCCAGTCGCGGTTCGCTTCCTCAAGCGTCGGTCGGGGTAG
- the rpmC gene encoding 50S ribosomal protein L29: MSKASELREMSDEQLGLTLKEAAETLFHLRIKAQTERLDTPSELQKNRRLMARVKTILRERELKTAAT, encoded by the coding sequence ATGAGCAAAGCCAGCGAACTTCGAGAAATGAGCGACGAGCAGCTTGGGCTGACTCTCAAGGAAGCGGCGGAAACGCTGTTTCACTTGCGGATCAAGGCCCAGACAGAGCGGCTCGATACGCCCAGTGAATTGCAGAAAAATCGGCGCCTGATGGCCCGCGTGAAGACGATTCTTCGCGAACGTGAATTGAAGACGGCCGCCACGTAA
- a CDS encoding type Z 30S ribosomal protein S14: protein MASKSKIASAARKPKFSTRLVRRCKLCGRPRAVYQKFGICRICFRKLADQGLIPGVKKASW, encoded by the coding sequence ATGGCGAGTAAATCCAAAATTGCCTCGGCGGCCCGTAAGCCGAAATTCTCCACCCGGCTGGTGCGCCGCTGCAAGCTCTGCGGGCGTCCGCGAGCTGTGTACCAGAAATTCGGCATTTGCCGCATCTGCTTTCGCAAGTTAGCAGACCAAGGCTTGATCCCCGGCGTGAAGAAGGCGAGCTGGTAA
- the rplX gene encoding 50S ribosomal protein L24, producing MHIRVDDRVKVLVGDDKGVEARVVKVDRTKGKLIVEGVNRVYKHMRRSQRNPQGGRLSKEMPIQLSNVALVCPKCGKATRTGARFLADGSKERFCKKCNAGIGTIAPAHVQHVAK from the coding sequence ATGCATATTCGCGTGGATGATCGAGTCAAGGTGTTGGTCGGCGACGACAAGGGCGTGGAAGCCCGCGTTGTGAAGGTCGATCGGACCAAGGGCAAGCTGATCGTGGAAGGCGTGAACCGCGTGTACAAACACATGCGGCGCAGCCAGCGGAACCCGCAAGGGGGCCGGCTGTCGAAGGAAATGCCGATCCAGTTGTCGAACGTGGCGCTGGTTTGCCCGAAGTGCGGCAAGGCGACACGGACGGGGGCGCGGTTCTTGGCGGACGGCTCGAAGGAGCGGTTCTGCAAGAAGTGCAACGCCGGCATCGGCACGATCGCCCCGGCCCACGTCCAGCACGTGGCGAAGTAA